From Dethiosulfovibrio peptidovorans, the proteins below share one genomic window:
- a CDS encoding transporter, with translation MRLSVLLYRTSLALSVLVILPCVGLGEVLVSGDMLSVEAVLSLAYEHNPSLMATVAREEQARQEINQAEAAALPHLGASLVARFSHEAATYPVVGPAGPLGLAYAGYRNAYQAGLSLNWIIYSSGAVSGTIRAKKLAFSGVRASSVRTGQAVENAVRKAYYGLQRARAKLLVAQDFLSLAEKHLTQVESFYTYGVVAKDQVLRVQVDIADGKLNVIRASNAVNVAWRALERAVGIDLREDHHMPEPQTEVQVVAPLAGNLVEQAMTKRPELVALECSRRSALALAGAAAGTRGPQVGLKGELKNTDDSFFPNDDDDWVVTLFATWELYDGGESKAKERRARAAAAEMLHSMDDLQKQVELEISSAQLNLESAFQRIEVARSQVASAEEDYRMAVKRYSASVGTNIDVLDARVALTNARTQLVDAVYDTYSARADLDYAMGVSRRFILDSESVNNQSKDLPQCSERKSR, from the coding sequence ATGCGTTTGTCCGTTCTCTTATACCGAACGAGCCTGGCGCTGTCCGTGCTTGTTATTCTTCCCTGTGTGGGGCTGGGAGAGGTCTTGGTCTCGGGGGATATGCTCTCAGTTGAGGCGGTCTTGAGCTTGGCCTACGAACATAACCCGTCACTTATGGCGACTGTTGCACGAGAGGAACAGGCCAGGCAGGAGATCAACCAGGCCGAGGCAGCCGCTCTGCCTCACTTGGGAGCCTCCTTGGTTGCCCGTTTCTCACATGAGGCCGCGACGTATCCCGTTGTGGGGCCCGCTGGTCCTCTGGGGTTGGCCTATGCGGGATACCGAAATGCGTATCAGGCAGGTCTCTCTCTGAACTGGATCATCTACAGCAGCGGTGCCGTCTCCGGCACGATCCGGGCTAAAAAACTGGCATTTTCTGGTGTGAGGGCCAGCTCGGTGCGAACCGGTCAGGCGGTGGAGAACGCTGTGCGGAAGGCGTACTACGGTCTTCAGCGTGCCAGGGCTAAGCTCTTAGTGGCGCAGGATTTTTTGTCCCTGGCAGAGAAGCATCTGACCCAGGTGGAGTCTTTCTATACCTATGGAGTCGTGGCCAAGGATCAAGTGCTCCGGGTTCAGGTGGACATCGCGGACGGTAAACTGAACGTTATTCGGGCCTCCAACGCCGTAAACGTAGCCTGGCGGGCTCTGGAGCGGGCTGTGGGAATCGATCTTCGCGAGGATCACCACATGCCCGAGCCTCAGACGGAGGTCCAGGTTGTTGCCCCTCTGGCTGGCAATTTGGTGGAACAGGCTATGACGAAGCGTCCCGAATTGGTCGCTTTAGAGTGTTCCCGTCGCTCGGCTTTGGCGTTGGCTGGAGCTGCTGCTGGTACCCGGGGTCCTCAGGTCGGCCTCAAGGGGGAGTTGAAGAATACCGACGATTCTTTTTTCCCCAACGATGACGATGATTGGGTGGTTACTTTGTTTGCCACGTGGGAGCTCTACGATGGCGGGGAAAGCAAGGCCAAGGAAAGGCGCGCTCGGGCTGCGGCTGCAGAGATGCTTCACTCGATGGATGATCTTCAAAAACAGGTGGAGCTGGAAATTTCGTCGGCTCAGTTGAATCTGGAGTCAGCCTTTCAGCGGATAGAGGTCGCTCGAAGTCAGGTCGCCAGCGCCGAGGAGGATTATCGAATGGCTGTCAAACGATACTCTGCCAGTGTCGGGACCAACATAGATGTTCTCGACGCTCGAGTAGCACTGACCAATGCCAGAACCCAGCTTGTTGACGCCGTGTACGATACATATTCAGCCCGAGCCGATCTCGACTATGCCATGGGCGTCTCCCGCCGCTTTATCCTGGACTCCGAGAGTGTCAATAACCAAAGCAAAGACCTCCCTCAGTGTTCAGAGAGAAAATCACGGTAA
- a CDS encoding 30S ribosomal protein S9: protein MDTSFTWGTGRRKNAIARVRIAPGEGQIRVNNREVGDYFPRMCWVAQALEPLKTAGVEGKIDVFVNAHGGGLTGQAGAVRLGIARALIKLNPDLRPVLKKAGMLCRDSRMVERKKYGQKGARAKYQFSKR from the coding sequence ATGGACACTTCTTTTACCTGGGGCACGGGCAGGAGGAAGAACGCTATTGCCCGGGTCCGGATTGCTCCCGGCGAGGGGCAGATTCGGGTGAATAACCGTGAGGTTGGCGACTACTTTCCTCGGATGTGCTGGGTGGCTCAAGCCCTTGAACCTCTCAAAACGGCTGGTGTTGAGGGCAAAATCGATGTTTTCGTCAACGCTCATGGGGGTGGATTGACGGGCCAGGCTGGTGCTGTGCGACTTGGGATTGCAAGGGCTTTGATCAAACTCAACCCTGATCTTCGCCCTGTTCTCAAGAAAGCTGGAATGCTCTGCCGGGATTCCCGGATGGTTGAGCGAAAAAAATACGGCCAGAAGGGCGCTCGGGCCAAGTACCAGTTCTCCAAGCGGTAA
- a CDS encoding ribonuclease PH, with protein MADNEWRREDGRLCDELRSVSLERGVNCYAEGSCLASFGKTKVLCTASVEEKVPPFLRGTGSGWVTAEYSLLPRSTSTRVMRDITRGRLNGRSSEIQRLIGRSLRAAVDLKSLGERTIWIDCDVLQADGGTRTAAITGGFVALVDALRELWRSGRLSSIPLRAQVAAVSVGRFSGAVMTDLCYLEDSQADVDMNVVIDGQGRFIELQGTGEGASFSRDELNRMLDQASRAVEKLTILQDRVIDMDDEEVEALASS; from the coding sequence ATGGCCGATAACGAGTGGCGTCGAGAGGACGGACGTTTGTGTGATGAGCTCCGTTCCGTCAGCTTGGAGCGGGGTGTCAATTGCTACGCGGAGGGCTCCTGTCTTGCGTCTTTTGGGAAGACGAAGGTCCTCTGCACGGCCTCGGTGGAGGAGAAGGTCCCGCCTTTTCTTCGAGGAACTGGCTCAGGATGGGTGACAGCCGAGTACTCTCTTCTTCCCCGATCGACGTCCACTCGGGTGATGCGGGATATCACTCGAGGACGGCTCAATGGCCGAAGTAGCGAAATCCAGCGTCTTATAGGCCGATCCCTTCGTGCGGCGGTCGATTTGAAGTCCCTGGGCGAGCGGACGATCTGGATAGACTGCGACGTTCTTCAGGCTGATGGAGGAACCAGAACTGCGGCCATCACAGGAGGTTTTGTCGCATTGGTGGATGCTCTGCGGGAGCTATGGCGCTCGGGGCGGTTGTCCTCCATTCCCCTGAGAGCTCAGGTGGCAGCTGTGAGTGTTGGGCGATTTTCCGGTGCTGTCATGACCGATCTGTGCTACCTTGAGGATTCTCAGGCCGACGTAGATATGAACGTGGTCATTGATGGGCAAGGTCGTTTTATAGAGCTTCAGGGAACCGGAGAGGGTGCTTCGTTCTCCAGAGACGAGCTGAACCGGATGCTGGACCAAGCATCTCGGGCTGTGGAGAAACTGACGATCCTTCAGGACAGGGTCATTGACATGGATGACGAGGAGGTCGAGGCCCTTGCGTCTTCGTGA
- a CDS encoding 50S ribosomal protein L13 → MNDNRTFMAKKETYQRSWYVVDAAEKPLGRLATQVAMVLMGKHKPTYTPYVDTGDFVIVINAEKVKLTGRKVEKKVYGHSGHPGGFKEATYGEILAKYPERLIERVVKGMVPRNKLQFHRKLKVYAGPNHPHSAQKPTALDV, encoded by the coding sequence ATGAACGACAACCGCACCTTCATGGCTAAGAAAGAGACGTATCAGCGAAGTTGGTACGTTGTGGATGCTGCCGAGAAACCTCTCGGTCGTCTTGCAACTCAGGTAGCCATGGTCCTCATGGGTAAGCATAAGCCTACGTACACCCCTTACGTCGATACCGGTGACTTTGTTATCGTGATCAACGCCGAGAAGGTCAAACTCACCGGCCGCAAGGTGGAAAAAAAGGTCTACGGTCACAGTGGGCATCCCGGGGGGTTCAAGGAGGCCACCTATGGCGAGATCCTTGCCAAATACCCAGAGCGGCTTATCGAGAGGGTCGTCAAGGGTATGGTTCCTCGAAACAAGCTTCAATTTCACCGAAAACTCAAGGTCTATGCTGGGCCGAATCATCCTCATTCTGCCCAGAAGCCCACGGCGCTAGATGTCTAG
- a CDS encoding D-glycerate dehydrogenase, with amino-acid sequence MNKVYVSHQIPEVGLSLLRDRVELRVWQGPGPVPREVFLNVVSDADGVIATLTERIDGEFFDHAPRVKVVSNYAVGYNNVDVAEAIARGVRITNTPGVLTEATADVAFGLLMAAARRFSEAERFLRSGQWLCWHSTMLLGREIFGATLGLVGYGRIARAVARRARGFGMTVLYHTPSGPKPDVQDASWVPLEELLRKSDFVSLHCPLTEATHHLIGAAELAAMKPDGVLINTARGDVVDQESLVRALKDGNIMAAGLDVYSDEPLAVDDPLLSLDNVVLLPHIGSATREAREAMAVMAASNVLAVLDGDSPKNPVN; translated from the coding sequence ATGAACAAAGTTTATGTCAGTCATCAGATCCCAGAGGTCGGTCTCAGCCTCCTTCGGGATCGGGTGGAGCTTCGGGTGTGGCAAGGGCCTGGTCCTGTTCCAAGGGAGGTCTTTTTGAATGTCGTATCCGACGCTGATGGGGTTATCGCTACCTTGACCGAGCGGATCGACGGCGAGTTCTTTGATCATGCTCCCCGGGTGAAGGTGGTGAGCAACTACGCTGTGGGCTACAATAATGTCGATGTGGCAGAGGCAATTGCTCGAGGCGTTCGGATTACCAACACGCCGGGTGTTCTCACCGAGGCTACGGCCGACGTGGCCTTTGGATTGCTTATGGCAGCTGCCAGACGTTTTTCCGAGGCCGAGCGATTTCTCAGGTCTGGTCAATGGCTCTGTTGGCATTCCACCATGCTCCTGGGGCGGGAGATCTTCGGGGCAACTCTGGGACTCGTGGGATATGGACGAATCGCTCGGGCTGTGGCCCGGCGGGCACGAGGCTTTGGGATGACGGTGCTCTATCACACGCCGAGTGGCCCCAAGCCCGATGTACAGGATGCCAGTTGGGTTCCTCTGGAGGAGCTTTTGAGGAAAAGCGACTTTGTGAGTCTTCACTGTCCTCTGACTGAAGCCACGCACCACCTTATCGGTGCGGCGGAGCTGGCCGCGATGAAACCCGACGGAGTACTTATCAACACGGCTAGGGGCGATGTAGTTGATCAAGAGAGTCTAGTAAGGGCTTTAAAAGATGGAAATATCATGGCCGCTGGTCTGGACGTGTATAGTGACGAGCCTCTTGCTGTGGATGATCCGTTGCTCAGTTTGGACAATGTTGTCTTACTGCCTCACATCGGTAGTGCTACAAGGGAGGCTCGTGAGGCGATGGCCGTCATGGCCGCGTCCAACGTGTTGGCGGTTCTCGATGGAGATTCGCCGAAAAATCCTGTGAATTAA
- a CDS encoding guanine permease yields MTSWLDRHFQVKEAGSDIRTEIMAGITTFMTMGYIIFVNPGILSKAGMPFGPVMVSTCLASAFATTLMAIMANYPIALSSGMGLNAFFAFSVVIGMKISWEVALAAIFIEGIIFILLTLTKVREAVVNSIPKSLKIGISTGIGFFIALIGLKGAGIIVDNPATLVGLGSLAAKPALLALLGFVIMMGLEAHRIKGAILWGILAITALAIPLGVAPMPQGFVSMPPSIAPIFMKLDFSQLATGTFWIIVFTFFFVDFFDTVGTLVGVTNRAGMLDAQGNLPKARSALFADAVGTTVGAMIGTSTITSFVESASGVEQGGRTGLTALVTALLFLLAIFFSPIVSIVPACATAPALVMVGVYMMMSLQDMDFSSFTDLVPAAVAVFMMPFSYSIATGIEFGILTFVILKFVAGRRNEISPIMWGLFAVFLLKELLV; encoded by the coding sequence GTGACAAGCTGGCTCGATAGGCACTTTCAGGTGAAAGAAGCAGGAAGCGACATTCGCACCGAGATCATGGCGGGGATCACAACGTTCATGACAATGGGGTATATCATCTTCGTAAACCCAGGTATCCTCTCAAAAGCAGGCATGCCCTTCGGCCCGGTAATGGTCTCCACGTGTCTCGCCAGCGCCTTCGCCACCACCCTTATGGCCATCATGGCGAACTACCCCATAGCCCTGTCCAGTGGCATGGGGCTCAACGCTTTCTTCGCTTTCTCCGTGGTCATCGGTATGAAGATATCCTGGGAAGTCGCCCTGGCCGCTATCTTCATCGAAGGAATCATCTTCATCCTTCTCACCCTGACCAAAGTCCGGGAAGCGGTGGTCAACAGCATCCCCAAGTCCCTCAAGATCGGGATATCCACGGGGATAGGTTTTTTCATCGCCCTGATTGGCCTGAAAGGAGCTGGTATTATTGTCGACAATCCAGCCACCCTCGTAGGGCTCGGAAGCCTGGCGGCTAAACCGGCGCTCCTGGCCCTCCTCGGCTTTGTGATTATGATGGGCCTTGAGGCACACCGCATCAAAGGCGCCATTCTCTGGGGAATTCTCGCGATAACTGCCCTCGCTATTCCTCTGGGAGTGGCCCCCATGCCCCAGGGATTTGTATCTATGCCGCCCTCCATCGCCCCGATCTTTATGAAACTCGACTTCTCTCAACTGGCCACCGGCACCTTCTGGATCATCGTCTTCACCTTCTTTTTCGTCGACTTTTTCGACACGGTAGGGACCTTGGTCGGAGTCACCAACCGAGCCGGGATGCTGGACGCCCAGGGCAACCTCCCCAAAGCCAGAAGCGCTCTCTTCGCCGACGCCGTTGGGACCACAGTCGGAGCCATGATCGGAACGTCCACCATCACGTCTTTCGTTGAAAGCGCCAGCGGTGTGGAGCAGGGTGGGCGAACCGGCCTGACTGCCCTGGTCACGGCCTTGTTGTTTCTTCTAGCCATCTTCTTCAGCCCCATCGTCTCCATCGTCCCGGCCTGCGCGACAGCACCGGCTTTGGTTATGGTAGGCGTGTACATGATGATGAGCCTTCAAGACATGGACTTCTCCAGCTTCACCGACCTGGTTCCCGCCGCAGTGGCCGTTTTCATGATGCCCTTCAGCTACAGCATTGCCACGGGCATCGAGTTCGGCATCCTCACCTTCGTCATCCTCAAATTCGTGGCCGGCCGCAGGAACGAGATCAGCCCGATCATGTGGGGACTCTTCGCCGTCTTCCTCCTCAAAGAACTGTTGGTCTAA
- the ade gene encoding adenine deaminase encodes MNVAHNLAQARGDIPADLVITNVMVPNLFSFEILRADVAVSGDRIVGIGQDYEGVETVDGGGGVLLPGFIDGHCHIESTMVSPEGFAELVLPRGTTAVFADPHEIANTSGMAGLEYMHRASRKLPLDVFLNAPSCVPASSFETPFEELDALALTEMFRRGWCTALGEVMNYPGVLSGDPAVWAKILVSGDQIRTGHAPGLMGKDLCAYLLSRCDSDHESYTIPEAMDKLRLGMWLMIRSGASEHNLEDLAPIIVQDERRCSRCMMVSDDLNVPYLIDRGHMDEKIRMAQDLGISSLAALRMVTLSVAEYFGLRDRGAIAPGYRADMVLVDSLKTCIPCLVWKDGVLVVEDGILVEGPFPRERQYPSPRRDTPLPSVKDLLIPARGEASIRVIGVKPGQVITDHLTLPPTILDGRVVSDPNRDLLKMVVVDRNTGSGRFGLGFVHGMRLRQGALASSVAHDAHNFGVIGTNDQDMIAALTALREMGGGFVAVDDGDVLGRLPLPVGGLMSDQHPEDLAQRYQELETAIQALGSPPEHPFMVMAFLSLSVIPALKLTDQGYVDLNAGGALDLFV; translated from the coding sequence GTGAACGTGGCGCACAACCTAGCACAGGCTCGGGGAGACATCCCTGCTGATCTGGTCATCACTAACGTGATGGTGCCCAATCTCTTCAGTTTCGAGATACTCAGGGCCGACGTCGCTGTATCTGGAGATCGGATCGTGGGTATCGGTCAGGATTACGAGGGTGTTGAGACTGTAGATGGGGGCGGAGGGGTTCTCCTTCCCGGCTTTATCGACGGACACTGCCATATAGAGAGTACCATGGTCAGCCCTGAAGGATTCGCCGAACTCGTCCTTCCCAGAGGGACCACGGCCGTCTTTGCTGACCCTCACGAGATCGCCAACACATCGGGGATGGCCGGACTGGAGTACATGCACCGGGCGTCCCGAAAACTCCCCTTGGACGTTTTTCTCAACGCTCCGTCCTGCGTGCCTGCCTCCTCCTTCGAGACCCCCTTTGAGGAACTTGATGCCCTGGCCTTGACCGAAATGTTTCGTAGGGGATGGTGTACCGCCCTCGGCGAGGTGATGAACTATCCGGGGGTACTGAGCGGTGACCCAGCGGTCTGGGCCAAGATCCTGGTCTCGGGAGATCAGATTCGAACGGGACATGCTCCGGGCCTGATGGGCAAAGACCTGTGCGCCTATCTCCTGAGCCGATGCGACTCGGACCACGAGTCCTACACGATCCCCGAGGCCATGGACAAGCTTCGGCTCGGCATGTGGCTCATGATCCGATCCGGTGCCAGCGAACACAACCTGGAGGACCTGGCTCCCATCATAGTTCAAGATGAGCGCCGGTGCTCCCGATGTATGATGGTCAGCGATGACCTGAACGTCCCATACCTGATCGATCGGGGCCACATGGACGAGAAAATACGCATGGCGCAGGATCTGGGAATCAGCTCCCTGGCAGCCCTCCGGATGGTGACCCTCTCGGTCGCCGAGTACTTCGGCCTGAGAGACCGAGGAGCCATCGCACCAGGATACCGAGCGGATATGGTACTGGTGGACTCTCTGAAAACGTGCATCCCATGTTTGGTCTGGAAGGATGGGGTACTCGTCGTCGAAGATGGAATCCTGGTGGAAGGCCCTTTCCCCAGGGAACGACAATACCCATCGCCCAGGAGAGACACGCCGCTTCCCTCCGTGAAGGATCTGCTCATCCCTGCCCGGGGCGAGGCATCCATCCGGGTCATCGGAGTCAAACCAGGCCAGGTGATCACCGACCACCTCACCCTGCCTCCAACGATTCTCGACGGAAGAGTGGTCTCCGATCCAAATCGGGACTTGCTGAAGATGGTCGTTGTGGATCGAAACACAGGAAGCGGTCGGTTTGGCCTAGGTTTCGTACACGGCATGCGATTGAGACAAGGCGCCTTGGCCTCCTCGGTAGCCCATGACGCTCACAATTTCGGGGTCATCGGAACAAACGATCAAGACATGATTGCCGCCCTGACCGCGCTTCGGGAGATGGGAGGAGGTTTCGTCGCCGTAGACGACGGAGACGTGCTGGGCCGCCTGCCTCTTCCTGTAGGAGGGCTCATGAGCGACCAGCATCCCGAGGATCTTGCACAACGCTACCAGGAACTGGAGACGGCGATTCAAGCCCTCGGTTCTCCCCCCGAACATCCCTTCATGGTCATGGCATTTTTGTCTCTGTCGGTTATCCCGGCACTGAAGCTTACCGACCAGGGCTACGTCGACCTGAATGCCGGCGGTGCCCTGGACCTGTTCGTCTGA
- the secG gene encoding preprotein translocase subunit SecG — MKIAISLLHVVLCLILMAVVLMQHRKQGGFGGIFGGGSQADMSGSSQWQRFTALTKITVVVTTLFMITSVALVII; from the coding sequence ATGAAGATCGCTATATCTCTCCTGCACGTTGTTCTGTGCCTGATCCTGATGGCTGTGGTGCTCATGCAGCACAGGAAACAAGGTGGGTTCGGTGGGATTTTTGGCGGTGGAAGTCAGGCCGATATGAGCGGCTCAAGCCAGTGGCAACGTTTTACCGCTTTGACCAAGATCACCGTGGTCGTCACGACTCTGTTCATGATCACCTCTGTGGCCTTGGTTATCATCTGA
- the mgtE gene encoding magnesium transporter, translated as MTGMNRFQEEFPLIEGYLQERAYLKAKEALSSMEPADVAEGFEALSPTHLVLYFRLLPKDQAIEVFELMDSDEQQKLIQHVTDSEVAEIIEEMSDDDRTELFDELPAKTVKKLLRQLSPTERILANRLLNYPEDSAGRIMTPEFIDLKSQMTAEEAVVRIRATARKKETIYTCFVIDEARHLLGVVELEDLIMAEPHTRVEAIMDDDPVCTLTTSDQEDVAKLMSRYDIHTIPVTDKEERLVGIVTFDDVLDILEEEATEDFERMAGIQPVEDSYLDVGLFTMARKRFVWLVICILTEALTSSVLKHYSCTIQSVVSLTFFIPLLIGTGGNAGTQASTLMIRGMTIGDIKKKDIGRILLRETGSGLLLGGALALLGLARAFMLETGPEVAFTLTAAIVAVVLMGNLAGAVLPLIARFLKLDPAIMSGPFITTIVDVFGLIVYFEIARVVLRV; from the coding sequence ATGACTGGGATGAACCGCTTTCAGGAGGAATTCCCCCTCATAGAGGGATATCTACAGGAGAGAGCCTATCTCAAGGCTAAGGAGGCTCTCTCTTCCATGGAGCCCGCCGATGTCGCCGAGGGGTTCGAAGCTCTTTCTCCGACTCATCTCGTTCTGTATTTCCGACTTCTCCCTAAGGATCAGGCGATTGAGGTCTTCGAGCTTATGGATTCTGACGAGCAACAGAAACTCATCCAGCACGTTACCGACAGTGAGGTTGCCGAGATCATCGAGGAGATGTCGGATGATGATCGGACTGAGCTTTTCGACGAACTCCCTGCCAAGACGGTCAAGAAGCTTCTTCGACAACTTTCACCGACTGAGCGAATCCTGGCTAATCGTCTATTAAATTACCCAGAGGACTCTGCTGGGCGGATAATGACTCCTGAGTTCATCGACCTCAAGAGTCAGATGACGGCCGAAGAAGCTGTGGTTCGTATTCGGGCCACCGCCCGGAAGAAGGAGACCATCTACACCTGTTTCGTCATCGACGAGGCTCGACATCTATTGGGCGTGGTCGAGCTTGAGGATCTTATCATGGCCGAACCTCATACAAGAGTGGAGGCCATCATGGACGACGATCCCGTCTGTACCCTGACCACTTCCGATCAGGAGGATGTAGCGAAACTGATGTCCCGGTATGATATCCATACGATCCCTGTGACCGATAAGGAGGAGCGTCTCGTGGGTATCGTCACCTTCGACGATGTGTTAGATATTCTGGAAGAGGAGGCGACGGAGGACTTCGAGCGAATGGCCGGTATTCAGCCAGTGGAGGACAGCTATCTGGACGTCGGTCTCTTCACCATGGCTCGTAAACGATTCGTGTGGCTGGTGATCTGTATTCTGACCGAGGCTCTGACGTCATCGGTCTTAAAACATTATTCATGTACGATCCAGAGCGTGGTGTCCCTGACGTTTTTTATCCCCCTTCTTATCGGTACAGGGGGGAACGCCGGAACTCAGGCGTCGACATTGATGATCCGAGGCATGACCATTGGCGACATAAAAAAGAAAGATATAGGCAGAATTTTGCTTCGGGAAACCGGCTCCGGCTTGCTTTTGGGCGGTGCTTTGGCGCTTTTGGGGTTAGCTCGGGCTTTCATGTTGGAGACCGGACCGGAGGTCGCGTTCACATTGACCGCCGCTATCGTTGCCGTGGTGCTTATGGGAAATCTTGCTGGTGCTGTGCTCCCCTTGATTGCCCGATTCCTTAAGCTGGATCCGGCTATTATGTCCGGTCCCTTCATCACGACGATAGTCGACGTTTTTGGCCTGATTGTCTATTTCGAGATCGCTCGGGTCGTTCTGAGAGTTTAA
- a CDS encoding non-canonical purine NTP pyrophosphatase yields MTRRSRPLRLREMVIASGNRHKFDEFQRLLYPLGVTLLFGKDFASVDVEETGNSFLENASLKACAWAWETGRPSLADDSGIEVTALDRRPGVRSARVGVDDAACRQWLLDALAGIDDRSACYTAALVLALPDGSIAWSVEEHCFGDVALEPRGANGFGYDPLFIPQGYEMTFGELAPDVKSVISHRARAARCFVSWLASKKNMIQ; encoded by the coding sequence ATGACGAGGAGGTCGAGGCCCTTGCGTCTTCGTGAGATGGTTATTGCCAGTGGCAATCGTCATAAGTTCGATGAATTTCAGCGTTTGCTGTATCCCCTGGGGGTGACTCTTCTGTTTGGAAAGGACTTTGCCTCTGTCGATGTGGAGGAGACGGGGAATTCTTTTTTGGAGAACGCCTCCCTCAAGGCTTGTGCCTGGGCATGGGAGACAGGGCGTCCTTCCCTGGCCGACGACAGCGGTATCGAGGTTACGGCTCTGGATCGTCGGCCCGGGGTGCGCTCTGCGAGGGTCGGCGTCGACGATGCCGCATGTCGTCAGTGGCTTTTGGATGCTCTGGCTGGGATAGATGACCGCTCGGCCTGCTACACCGCTGCTTTGGTACTTGCTCTTCCCGACGGCTCTATAGCTTGGTCCGTCGAGGAACACTGCTTCGGCGATGTCGCTCTTGAGCCTCGGGGGGCGAACGGTTTTGGGTACGATCCCCTTTTTATCCCTCAGGGGTACGAGATGACTTTTGGGGAGCTGGCGCCGGACGTGAAGTCCGTGATCTCTCACAGGGCGAGGGCTGCGAGATGTTTTGTCTCGTGGCTTGCGTCGAAGAAAAATATGATACAATAA
- a CDS encoding nicotinate phosphoribosyltransferase, protein MSHRSISRLKDVAELSVSDDRLSSATHDEILRGETTDIYFVKTRDVLTAGGLLDTPVTAEIFTRKPGVFAGLSEILILLAGRDISMWALAEGDNFGERETLVRIKGSYGVFGMLETVYLGMLASATAWATAAQACVQAADGKPVLCFGARHVHPAVAPVMEKVAVTIGGCHAASCILGAKLAGKAPSGTVPHAAILVAGDTLKLAELYDQTLSPDEPRLVLVDTFKDEAEESLRVARALRDRLSGVRLDTPAERGGVTPELVREIRWRLDQEGFSKVSIVASGGLNPERIRLLSDAGVDAFGVGSYISNAEPRDMTMDIKEVNGHPVAKRGRLPGVQENPRLRRII, encoded by the coding sequence ATGTCTCATCGGTCCATATCCCGCCTGAAGGACGTGGCCGAGCTCTCCGTGTCGGATGACCGGCTCTCCAGTGCGACTCACGACGAGATCCTCAGGGGAGAGACTACGGATATCTATTTTGTCAAGACCAGAGATGTCCTGACAGCTGGCGGGCTTCTGGATACGCCTGTGACAGCCGAGATCTTTACAAGAAAACCAGGTGTCTTTGCCGGTCTTTCTGAGATATTAATTCTTTTAGCCGGTAGAGATATCAGTATGTGGGCTCTGGCTGAAGGGGATAACTTCGGGGAACGAGAGACTTTAGTCCGAATCAAAGGGTCCTATGGGGTCTTTGGAATGCTGGAAACTGTCTATCTTGGGATGCTGGCTAGTGCGACTGCCTGGGCCACGGCAGCTCAGGCGTGTGTCCAGGCTGCTGATGGCAAGCCTGTTCTTTGTTTCGGCGCCAGGCATGTTCATCCTGCGGTGGCTCCCGTGATGGAGAAGGTCGCGGTGACCATCGGAGGATGTCATGCTGCCAGCTGTATTCTCGGAGCGAAGCTCGCCGGAAAAGCCCCCTCGGGGACCGTGCCTCATGCGGCGATTCTCGTTGCGGGCGATACCCTCAAACTCGCCGAACTGTACGATCAGACCCTGTCCCCGGACGAACCTCGTCTCGTTTTAGTTGATACTTTCAAGGACGAGGCTGAAGAATCCCTTCGAGTAGCTCGGGCTCTGAGGGACCGTCTGTCGGGGGTTCGTCTTGATACGCCGGCGGAGCGAGGTGGCGTCACCCCGGAACTTGTCCGAGAGATTCGGTGGCGTCTCGATCAGGAGGGGTTCTCTAAGGTATCCATAGTGGCGTCCGGTGGGCTGAATCCCGAGCGGATCCGCCTTCTCTCCGATGCCGGTGTGGACGCTTTTGGGGTGGGGAGCTATATCTCCAACGCTGAACCCCGAGACATGACGATGGATATAAAAGAGGTGAACGGTCATCCCGTTGCCAAACGGGGTCGCTTGCCCGGGGTTCAGGAGAATCCTCGGCTTCGTCGAATTATATAA